The following are from one region of the Yoonia sp. R2331 genome:
- the cysE gene encoding serine O-acetyltransferase has translation MAEARTHLREIDPVWQRICQDAQDSVTREPLVGSLVHDGILQHSEFKVALGYRLAMKLASTEMSAQTISEIARMAYTANEDIVQDARADLVATYDRDPACHRLMQPLMFFKGYQAVQAYRLGHHLFINGQHDLAYFVQMRVSEVFGVDIHPAARIGKGIMIDHAHSIVIGETAVVGDNVSMLHSVTLGGTGKEEEIRHPTIGDGVLIGAGAKVLGNISVGHCSRIAAGSVVLQDVPPMKTVAGVPAKIVGEAGCAQPSITMDQGLGILD, from the coding sequence ATGGCCGAAGCTCGTACACATCTGCGCGAAATTGATCCTGTTTGGCAACGCATCTGTCAGGACGCGCAGGATAGCGTTACACGCGAACCTTTGGTCGGGTCCTTGGTGCATGATGGCATCTTGCAGCATTCCGAATTCAAGGTTGCATTGGGCTATCGGCTCGCGATGAAACTCGCTTCGACCGAGATGTCAGCGCAGACAATCAGCGAAATTGCGCGTATGGCCTATACCGCAAACGAAGACATCGTGCAGGACGCGCGCGCTGATCTGGTGGCGACTTATGATCGTGATCCTGCCTGCCACCGGCTGATGCAGCCGCTGATGTTCTTCAAAGGGTATCAGGCTGTGCAGGCATATCGCCTTGGGCACCATCTGTTCATAAACGGGCAACACGATCTGGCCTATTTCGTGCAAATGCGCGTGTCAGAGGTGTTTGGCGTCGATATTCACCCCGCCGCGCGCATCGGCAAAGGCATCATGATTGACCATGCCCATTCCATCGTGATCGGCGAAACGGCTGTCGTAGGCGACAATGTCTCAATGCTGCATTCGGTGACATTGGGCGGGACCGGCAAAGAAGAAGAGATTCGTCATCCGACCATTGGTGACGGCGTTCTGATCGGGGCTGGTGCAAAAGTGCTTGGCAATATCTCGGTGGGCCACTGCAGCCGGATCGCGGCTGGGTCTGTGGTATTGCAGGACGTGCCACCGATGAAGACCGTGGCAGGTGTTCCAGCCAAGATCGTGGGAGAGGCGGGATGCGCCCAACCATCGATTACGATGGATCAGGGTCTCGGCATTCTGGACTAA
- a CDS encoding pyruvate dehydrogenase complex dihydrolipoamide acetyltransferase, with the protein MPTEILMPALSPTMEEGTLAKWLVKEGDTVSSGDVMAEIETDKATMEFEAVDEGVIGKIVVAEGTEGVKVNDVIALLLEDGESADDIEDTTAAAAAAPAPAAAPEAAPAAPSSAPAPAASAKDGNRVFASPLARRIAADKGLDLTAIKGSGPHGRIVKADVENAQPGTKPAAAPAAKADAAPAALAAGPSTDVVIKTYEGRPFEEVKLDGMRKTIAARLTEAKQSVPHFYLRRDIQLDALMKFRSQLNKQLEPRGVKLSVNDFIIKACALALQQVPEANAVWAGDRTLKFEKSDVAVAVAIEGGLFTPVLKDAEMKSLSALSAEMKDLAGRARDRKLAPHEYQGGSFAISNLGMFGIDNFDAIINPPHAAILAVGAGVKKPIVGTDGELTVGIVMSVTLSVDHRVIDGALGANLLQVIKDNLENPMTMLA; encoded by the coding sequence ATGCCGACAGAAATTCTGATGCCCGCACTGTCCCCGACAATGGAAGAAGGGACCTTGGCGAAATGGCTGGTCAAAGAAGGTGACACCGTATCCAGCGGTGACGTCATGGCCGAGATTGAAACCGACAAAGCCACGATGGAATTTGAAGCCGTCGATGAAGGCGTGATTGGCAAGATCGTCGTGGCTGAGGGCACCGAAGGTGTGAAGGTCAACGATGTGATCGCCTTGCTTCTTGAAGACGGTGAAAGTGCTGACGACATCGAAGACACGACCGCAGCAGCAGCAGCGGCCCCTGCCCCTGCAGCCGCACCAGAAGCGGCACCCGCTGCGCCATCGTCCGCGCCTGCGCCTGCAGCATCTGCAAAAGATGGCAACCGGGTCTTCGCATCTCCGCTTGCGCGGCGTATCGCGGCTGACAAAGGTTTGGACCTTACTGCGATCAAGGGCTCTGGCCCGCATGGCCGCATCGTCAAAGCCGACGTCGAAAACGCGCAACCCGGTACCAAACCTGCAGCGGCACCTGCGGCCAAAGCGGACGCCGCACCGGCGGCACTTGCGGCTGGTCCATCGACCGATGTCGTAATCAAGACCTACGAAGGTCGCCCGTTTGAAGAGGTCAAACTGGATGGCATGCGCAAGACCATCGCAGCCCGTCTGACAGAGGCTAAGCAGTCGGTGCCGCATTTCTACCTGCGGCGTGACATTCAGCTTGATGCGCTGATGAAGTTCCGCAGCCAGCTGAACAAACAGCTTGAACCACGCGGCGTGAAATTGTCGGTCAACGACTTCATCATCAAGGCCTGCGCGCTTGCTTTGCAGCAAGTCCCAGAGGCGAATGCTGTCTGGGCCGGTGATCGGACGCTGAAATTCGAAAAGTCGGATGTGGCCGTTGCCGTTGCCATCGAAGGTGGGTTGTTTACTCCGGTGTTGAAGGACGCCGAGATGAAGTCTCTGTCCGCCCTGTCCGCTGAGATGAAGGACCTTGCAGGCCGCGCCCGTGACCGCAAATTGGCGCCGCATGAGTATCAAGGCGGCAGCTTTGCGATTTCCAACCTTGGGATGTTCGGGATCGACAACTTTGATGCCATCATCAATCCGCCCCATGCTGCCATTCTGGCCGTTGGTGCGGGCGTCAAAAAGCCGATTGTCGGGACCGATGGCGAATTGACAGTAGGGATTGTGATGTCTGTCACGTTGTCCGTCGATCACCGTGTGATCGACGGGGCTTTGGGTGCAAATCTGCTGCAGGTAATCAAGGACAACCTTGAAAATCCTATGACGATGCTCGCCTGA